One part of the Vicia villosa cultivar HV-30 ecotype Madison, WI linkage group LG6, Vvil1.0, whole genome shotgun sequence genome encodes these proteins:
- the LOC131614761 gene encoding protein FAR1-RELATED SEQUENCE 5-like, which produces MDGGDVIGHGVMQVNSEAHDGIFHENGRVNDDGELDFVSDGCLDNVEYDNRVVDEDSEFEEVEYYDEDAEEDNEFYGCEYDDEDGDDDGELDGDDYDDEIGSGYVSGHEYWNTDSNGGGISGEGSEWGSDRLNESISSDQLPDESFVVDEFDDIANMDMFNLQCDDVSKLQFGSLEIAYTWYCWFAKMNGFAVRKGQVIKKKSGDVTQQTFLCNLAGFRQNKVDNRKRGLRHETRCGCEAKFRVHIDIISHRWYVTVFTFEHNHAMLKEKHCRLLAGNRKLSKSDKMQIKNFGNAGIKVTQMIGSFANATGGYDKVGFLKKDVHNQIARQRKEMSSDAKGAVRYLIDLRVIDPLMLVAHTVGADGTLQNLFWSDGESQKNYELFGDVLAFDATYKKNKYRCPFVVFSGVNHHNQTIIFATAIVSNEVEGTYVWLLEQFLVAMKGKTPLSVITDGDVAMRNAIRKVFPNSYHRLCAWHLLRNAISNISNPNFIPVFKKLMLGDHDVWKFESLWNEMLDRFGLEDNNWINELYQKRKMWATAHIRGNFFAGIRTTSRCEAFHSHMGQFVHSRMNMTDFVKQFHRCVAYFRFREVQADFESQYGQAVLHTNLRALERSTSKHWTKEIFEMVRSVMKKVTLTSVLDIQDMASVTIYAVTKYRDEGHGWRVSHCSSNNDFRCSCLRMESIGIPCEHIVAVMVYLNIVEFPENLVLNRWSLYAKESISGSYEDGSHYWDSHLVARHATLVNLSKEVADLSYMDVDDYKKYLEYLTNELCRLKSKYNNEDVPDNIHVEEELVNILNPFMFKKQGLWTSLKFSEVMKQCQNDVMLLVWQGSYTDFVILGAVLQMWDLFCNRHLVHQHSFSGSYYYIITFL; this is translated from the exons ATGGATGGTGGTGACGTTATTGGCCATGGAGTAATGCAAGTTAACTCT gaaGCACACGATGGGATTTTTCATGAGAATGGTCGTGTTAACGATGACGGTGAACTGGATTTTGTTAGTGATGGATGCTTGGATAATGTTGAATATGACAACAGAgttgttgatgaagattctgagtttgaaGAAGTTGAATACTATGATGAAGATGCGGAAGAAGATAATGAATTTTACGGATGTGAATACGAtgatgaagatggagatgatgatggcGAATTAGATGGTGATGATTATGATGACGAGATAGGTTCCGGTTATGTTAGTGGACACGAATATTGGAATACAGATTCAAACGGCGGTGGAATTTCTGGGGAAGGATCGGAATGGGGTTCGGACAGATTGAATGAATCGATATCTTCAGATCAACTTCCAGACGAATCATTTGTTGTTGACGAGTTTGACGACATTGCAAATATGGACATGTTTAACTTGCAATGTGATGATGTTTCGAAGCTGCAATTTGGAAGTCTGGAAATAGCTTACACATGGTACTGTTGGTTTGCAAAGATGAACGGTTTTGCAGTCCGTAAAGGtcaagttattaaaaaaaagagtGGAGATGTTACTCAACAAACATTTCTTTGTAACCTTGCAGGATTTAGGCAAAACAAAGTAGATAATCGCAAACGTGGTCTGAGGCACGAAACCCGGTGTGGATGTGAAGCAAAATTTCGGGTTCATATTGATATAATTTCACACCGTTGGTATGTCACAGTTTTTACCTTTGAGCACAATCATGCAATGTTAAAGGAGAAGCACTGCAGGCTGTTGGCAGGTAATAGGAAGCTTAGTAAGTCAGATAAGATGCAAATTAAGAATTTTGGGAATGCCGGAATCAAAGTAACTCAAATGATTGGTTCATTCGCTAATGCTACCGGGGGGTATGATAAGGTAGGATTTTTGAAGAAGGATGTACATAATCAAATTGCAAGACAAAGGAAAGAGATGTCTTCTGATGCTAAAGGTGCTGTCAGGTATCTTATTGATCTTCGTGTAATAGATCCATTGATGCTTGTTGCACACACGGTGGGTGCGGATGGAACGTTGCAAAACCTATTTTGGAGCGACGGTGAGAGTCAAAAGAATTATGAACTGTTTGGTGATGTGCTTGCTTTTGATGCTACCTACAAGAAAAATAAGTACAGGTGCCCATTTGTTGTTTTTTCTGGTGTTAATCACCATAACCAGACGATTATATTTGCTACTGCCATAGTTTCAAATGAGGTTGAAGGGACATATGTATGGTTGCTGGAGCAGTTTTTGGTTGCAATGAAAGGTAAGACACCTTTATCTGTAATAACGGACGGTGATGTTGCTATGAGAAATGCAATCAGGAAAGTCTTTCCCAACAGTTACCACAGGTTATGTGCATGGCATCTCCTacgaaatgcaatttccaacattagCAATCCCAATTTCATCCctgttttcaaaaaattaatgCTTGGTGATCACGATGTTTGGAAATTTGAGAGTCTGTGGAATGAAATGTTAGATAGGTTTGGGTTAGAAGATAATAATTGGATCAATGAATTGTACCAGAAAAGGAAGATGTGGGCAACAGCTCATATTAGGGGAAATTTCTTTGCAGGAATAAGAACGACATCGCGGTGCGAAGCATTTCATAGTCATATGGGACAGTTTGTACACTCGAGGATGAATATGACTGATTTTGTTAAGCAGTTCCATAGGTGTGTGGCATATTTTCGATTTAGAGAGGTTCAAGCTGATTTTGAATCCCAATATGGACAGGCAGTGTTGCATACCAATCTTAGGGCGCTTGAGAGGTCAACATCAAAGCACTGGACAAAAGAGATATTTGAAATGGTACGATCTGTTATGAAAAAGGTAACCTTAACATCTGTATTAGATATTCAAGATATGGCATCAGTTACCATTTATGCGGTGACAAAATACAGAGACGAAGGGCATGGATGGCGTGTTTCCCACTGTTCATCGAATAACGATTTCAGATGCTCGTGTCTTAGAATGGAATCCATTGGGATTCCTTGTGAGCACATTGTTGCTGTGATGGTTTATCTTAATATTGTAGAATTTCCTGAGAATCTTGTGCTGAATCGTTGGTCATTATATGCGAAGGAGTCTATTAGTGGAAGTTATGAAGATGGTTCCCACTACTGGGATTCACATTTGGTTGCTAGACACGCTACTTTGGTGAATCTTAGTAAGGAGGTCGCTGACTTGTCATATATGGATGTTGATGAttacaaaaaatatttagaatatcTGACTAATGAACTTTGTAGGCTTAAATCGAAGTACAACAATGAAGATGTTCCAGATAACATACATGTTGAAGAGGAGTTGGTGAATATACTTAACCCCTTCAtgttcaagaagcaagggttgtGGACCAG TTTGAAATTCAGTGAAGTGATGAAGCAATGCCAAAATGATGTTATGCTGCTTGTTTGGCAAGGAAG TTATACTGATTTTGTAATTTTGGGTGCTGTGTTGCAAATGTGGGATTTGTTTTGTAATAGGCATTTG GTGCATCAACATAGTTTCAGTGGCAGCTACTATTATATCATCACTTTCCTCTAA